The Shewanella sp. MTB7 genome includes a window with the following:
- a CDS encoding ATP-dependent zinc protease family protein, producing MFKQIICIAIAAGLAGCAMTSQENVNLPKAVDVSVLDSSLARQQADLIKIMDENKKTQSLAISELSSHIDSLTQKISTLEQAPKEKIISIAEDCPPSPLAGKFILGAVENVYVEELNASFNTRIDTGAESSSLDAHNIILFERDGKQWVRFDVFTLGNKAPAQTFESKVERFVRIKQESDEKSDRRPVIQAHLKIGQYSAETDLNLVDRSHLDFPLLLGRKFMLDIAVVDVGQTYIHGKQKLSRDTEK from the coding sequence ATGTTTAAACAGATAATCTGTATTGCGATAGCGGCTGGCTTAGCTGGCTGTGCAATGACATCTCAAGAAAACGTAAACTTACCGAAAGCGGTCGACGTCTCGGTTCTAGACTCCAGTCTAGCGCGACAGCAAGCAGATTTGATTAAGATCATGGACGAAAATAAAAAAACTCAATCACTTGCAATATCAGAGTTGTCGTCACACATAGACTCTTTAACCCAAAAGATTTCAACATTAGAACAAGCACCGAAAGAGAAAATCATTTCAATTGCAGAAGATTGCCCTCCTTCACCTCTTGCAGGAAAGTTCATTCTTGGAGCGGTTGAAAATGTCTATGTTGAAGAGCTCAATGCCAGTTTCAATACGCGTATTGATACTGGTGCAGAATCATCATCATTAGATGCCCATAATATTATTTTGTTTGAACGTGATGGCAAGCAATGGGTGAGATTCGATGTGTTTACTTTAGGCAATAAAGCCCCAGCGCAAACTTTCGAATCTAAAGTGGAGCGTTTCGTACGAATTAAACAAGAATCAGATGAAAAAAGCGACCGTAGACCCGTTATCCAAGCACACTTGAAAATAGGTCAATACTCAGCGGAAACGGATCTCAACTTGGTCGATCGCAGTCACTTAGACTTCCCTCTTTTACTCGGCCGAAAGTTTATGTTAGACATTGCAGTGGTAGACGTTGGACAAACGTATATCCATGGCAAACAGAAGCTTTCCCGTGATACTGAAAAATAG
- a CDS encoding inactive transglutaminase family protein, producing the protein MHSKKPFYILVALLFIAGIATSVFRGVEHKVPFLPGKQVQSWAVDAKVSFQGTGGPAEVSFSLPNDPAFEVLVENASSPGYGLTISQDKQGRRALWSVRSAKGLQNLYYKVTLIPTGTTEVIASGVPATPQIYIWPATEKEAAEQIIDKVWAKSATNITFAQQLNKALNASDRSQNVELLLSNNTPIQLFLHMLHNKGVPAKEVSGLFLEDQRRRQQLTSFVEVYNDGKWVLFNPADGTQGRSDDVLLWDRSGTSTLDVTGGVNSQVNFSMLQDTRSALATSLDLMRNQGALDFSLYQLPLEEQSLFKGILLIPVGVLMVVFLRVIVGLKTSGTFMPVLIALAFIQTTLLTGLIGFILIVACGLMIRSYLSQLNLLLISRISAVIIVVIGIIGVFTLLSYKFGLSEGLTITFFPMIILAWTIERMSILWEEEGPKEVVIQGGGSLFVATLAYLAMSASWAQHWVFNFLGIHLVILALVLLMGQYTGYRLFELRRFKPLAGE; encoded by the coding sequence ATGCACTCTAAAAAACCATTTTACATACTGGTTGCTCTGTTATTTATAGCTGGTATCGCCACAAGTGTCTTTCGCGGCGTCGAACACAAGGTTCCTTTTTTGCCCGGTAAGCAAGTTCAAAGTTGGGCTGTCGACGCAAAAGTCAGTTTTCAAGGAACTGGAGGCCCAGCAGAGGTCTCATTCTCATTGCCTAATGATCCCGCTTTTGAGGTCTTAGTCGAAAATGCCTCATCACCAGGTTATGGATTAACAATCAGCCAAGATAAACAGGGTCGTCGTGCCTTATGGTCTGTGCGATCTGCTAAAGGACTCCAAAACCTCTACTATAAAGTAACGTTAATCCCAACGGGAACGACAGAGGTCATTGCATCAGGAGTACCTGCAACCCCGCAAATCTATATTTGGCCCGCAACCGAAAAAGAGGCCGCGGAGCAGATTATTGACAAAGTTTGGGCTAAAAGTGCCACCAATATTACGTTTGCTCAGCAGCTCAATAAAGCATTAAACGCCTCCGATAGAAGTCAGAATGTCGAACTATTGCTTAGCAACAATACTCCGATTCAACTTTTCCTGCACATGTTGCATAATAAAGGCGTTCCAGCAAAAGAAGTTAGCGGTTTATTTCTTGAAGATCAGCGTCGTAGACAACAATTAACCAGTTTTGTTGAAGTATATAACGACGGTAAATGGGTGTTATTTAACCCCGCTGATGGAACTCAAGGACGTAGTGATGACGTATTGCTTTGGGATCGTTCAGGTACATCAACGCTAGATGTCACGGGTGGCGTTAACTCTCAAGTTAACTTTTCAATGTTACAAGACACCCGTTCAGCACTCGCGACCTCTTTGGATCTAATGAGAAATCAAGGCGCCTTGGACTTCTCGTTATACCAACTACCATTGGAAGAACAGAGTCTATTTAAAGGAATTCTGTTAATTCCTGTTGGCGTATTGATGGTTGTTTTCCTTCGCGTAATTGTAGGACTTAAAACCTCTGGTACTTTTATGCCGGTGCTAATTGCACTAGCCTTTATTCAGACTACTCTGCTTACGGGTTTAATTGGGTTTATTCTCATCGTCGCTTGTGGCTTGATGATCCGCTCCTATCTATCACAATTGAACTTACTCTTGATCTCACGAATATCGGCGGTGATCATCGTCGTAATAGGCATCATTGGAGTATTCACTCTTCTCTCCTATAAATTTGGACTAAGTGAAGGATTAACCATCACCTTCTTCCCTATGATTATTTTGGCATGGACCATTGAAAGAATGTCTATTTTATGGGAAGAGGAAGGCCCTAAAGAGGTCGTAATACAAGGTGGAGGCAGTCTGTTTGTTGCGACATTAGCTTACTTAGCCATGAGCGCAAGTTGGGCTCAGCACTGGGTATTTAACTTCCTAGGTATTCATCTAGTGATACTGGCTCTAGTATTATTAATGGGACAATACACAGGTTACCGTTTGTTTGAACTAAGACGCTTTAAGCCTTTGGCTGGAGAATAG
- a CDS encoding alpha-L-glutamate ligase-like protein: MRFEFAWPSALHKSGVLGMNKRNIDYIGRYNPRKFYKRVDDKLTTKQLALANNIAVPSLIGVVREQHEIETIPAMVNDKDGFVIKPSKGSGGKGILVITKVEAGRYYKPNGQEVNHSEIYRHVSNVLSGLFSLGGAPDVAIVEGLIQFDPVFDGYSYEGVPDIRLIVYKGFPVMGMLRLSTAASDGKANLHQGAVGVGVDIGTGKGLHAVQFDRPIELHPDTNKKLIDIQVPQWDFLLNTASKAYEMTEMGYLGTDMVLDKIKGPLLLELNARPGLAIQIANGRGILPYLNHVDSLGNHNMTVGERVEYAKKHFSYSAKL, translated from the coding sequence ATGAGATTTGAATTCGCTTGGCCTTCAGCACTGCATAAGAGTGGTGTGCTGGGGATGAATAAGCGCAATATTGACTATATTGGCCGTTATAATCCTCGCAAATTTTATAAGCGCGTGGATGATAAACTCACCACAAAACAACTTGCTCTTGCCAACAATATCGCAGTACCGTCTTTAATTGGCGTGGTTCGCGAACAGCATGAGATTGAAACAATTCCTGCCATGGTTAATGATAAAGATGGCTTCGTCATAAAACCCTCTAAAGGATCGGGCGGTAAAGGGATTTTAGTGATCACTAAGGTCGAAGCCGGACGTTACTACAAACCCAATGGGCAAGAGGTTAACCACAGTGAAATCTATCGTCATGTCTCAAACGTATTAAGTGGGCTCTTCTCATTAGGTGGCGCACCTGATGTTGCCATCGTAGAAGGACTTATTCAGTTTGACCCTGTATTTGATGGTTACTCTTATGAGGGAGTACCTGACATAAGATTAATCGTCTACAAGGGCTTTCCAGTCATGGGAATGTTGCGGCTATCAACAGCAGCTTCAGACGGCAAAGCTAACTTACACCAAGGCGCGGTAGGGGTTGGCGTAGACATTGGTACAGGTAAAGGCTTACATGCGGTACAGTTTGATAGGCCCATTGAGTTGCACCCTGATACCAATAAGAAACTCATCGATATTCAAGTACCACAATGGGATTTTCTACTTAATACCGCATCTAAAGCCTATGAGATGACTGAGATGGGTTATCTCGGCACAGATATGGTGCTAGATAAAATCAAAGGCCCTTTGTTACTCGAGCTCAATGCAAGACCGGGCTTAGCCATTCAAATAGCCAATGGCCGTGGTATTTTACCCTATTTAAATCATGTCGATTCATTAGGCAATCACAATATGACCGTGGGTGAACGTGTTGAATATGCTAAAAAGCATTTTAGCTATAGCGCTAAGCTCTAG
- a CDS encoding DUF3541 domain-containing protein, with the protein MHPMLKTSLVSLALFSFTSHATTAAENDDVSFAPLTHQQVYDGIKSNLEDHLFQLPPRVQGHYGIRQYRMTGDDKYANAALVDLYAVTDSQAFYACQLDIPGFIDSEAKKAISILGKGPRANARKKALKPFPEFLFYTDVLLRFSSRINEFSLTGPCNDKLISTLKQANLEAGLTDKAMIKSWAAQLINYVYWAKQLGVGDYLASYKQSFIEVYPNDKDSKLTKKQFRNKLYGMTHFIFAASEYYQHEVDAKEFAWILTYFENNIDRILKEATDDIIAEVGISFHLAGKSDNKIVALTQAHIVDAYDPQEQFILSPMGNPDMAMGEHRNVLAMMLLDWPKQLHQGPYFHKINATKKYLPKLIDIKTLDIKS; encoded by the coding sequence ATGCATCCAATGTTGAAGACAAGCTTAGTCTCTCTTGCACTCTTTAGTTTTACCTCGCATGCAACGACAGCTGCTGAAAATGACGATGTAAGCTTTGCCCCACTGACTCATCAACAGGTCTATGATGGGATAAAAAGCAATTTAGAAGATCATCTATTTCAATTGCCCCCAAGAGTTCAAGGGCATTATGGTATTAGACAATATAGGATGACAGGAGATGATAAATACGCTAATGCGGCATTAGTCGATCTCTATGCAGTCACTGATTCTCAAGCCTTTTATGCATGTCAGCTCGATATACCGGGTTTTATTGACTCCGAAGCAAAAAAAGCGATTTCGATACTCGGTAAAGGCCCGAGAGCCAATGCCCGTAAAAAGGCCCTAAAACCGTTTCCTGAGTTTCTATTCTACACCGATGTCTTACTTCGTTTCTCCAGCCGTATCAATGAATTTAGCTTAACGGGCCCCTGTAATGACAAACTTATCAGTACGTTAAAACAGGCTAATTTAGAAGCGGGATTAACAGATAAGGCGATGATAAAATCATGGGCAGCCCAACTCATTAACTATGTCTACTGGGCCAAGCAACTTGGCGTTGGTGATTATTTAGCATCATACAAACAATCGTTTATCGAAGTATACCCAAACGATAAAGACAGTAAACTCACTAAAAAGCAGTTTAGAAATAAGCTCTATGGCATGACACATTTTATCTTTGCTGCCAGTGAATATTATCAACATGAAGTGGACGCGAAAGAGTTTGCTTGGATATTAACCTATTTCGAAAACAACATAGATCGCATATTAAAAGAGGCCACCGATGATATTATTGCTGAAGTAGGAATAAGCTTTCATCTAGCTGGCAAGTCAGACAATAAAATAGTGGCGCTCACACAGGCTCATATTGTAGACGCCTACGATCCTCAAGAGCAGTTTATTCTCTCTCCAATGGGTAATCCTGATATGGCGATGGGCGAGCATAGAAATGTATTGGCTATGATGCTACTTGACTGGCCAAAACAGTTACATCAAGGTCCTTACTTCCATAAAATTAACGCTACAAAGAAATACTTACCTAAGTTGATTGATATCAAAACTCTTGATATCAAAAGCTAA
- a CDS encoding putative metalloprotease CJM1_0395 family protein — translation MLGANLSTGLAGGRERLSPTNRTSSILSPSTSPVVSVSSTPALVQTKSVSLHVDAVNIPSVQTHLTPDVGSEFSAVEASVTPNVNFSLTQGALSITGLVNSTNRVMQPDSETTVAANEALVGSLNQANANPFDNASVVPHDVQPNFSAIEHSSAVTEQNPPSSDEGDKVVGDTNPIFTSYSGRSDNSDSTSDKADSADKAKAIAVEQQVLEQLAKRDAEVRSHEQAHANVGGSFAQSPQLSYEQGSDGRRYAVDGEVSIDISAVSGNPLATVNKMRQVYAAAMAPSDPSMADIRVAAEAIRILNMAKADLADQRLQNAPSVEEMAPLLGAESAIEGIPIFEPINTSIGTEVSEDGDITVSKTEEENPVADTIDKINSQLASQARTLELASTSYLNDIVSDRYLPASKATSSFSFSV, via the coding sequence ATGTTAGGCGCTAATTTGTCGACAGGCCTAGCGGGGGGAAGGGAGCGCCTTTCACCCACAAATCGAACGTCTTCAATTCTATCACCTTCTACTTCACCAGTCGTTTCAGTGTCATCGACACCCGCACTGGTGCAAACAAAATCAGTATCTCTTCATGTTGATGCGGTAAATATACCGAGCGTTCAAACTCACTTAACACCTGATGTAGGCTCGGAGTTTTCGGCTGTAGAAGCATCAGTTACGCCTAATGTAAATTTTAGCTTAACTCAAGGTGCACTTTCTATTACCGGTTTAGTTAATTCAACTAATCGAGTCATGCAGCCTGACAGTGAAACGACAGTTGCCGCAAATGAAGCCTTAGTTGGTTCATTGAATCAAGCTAACGCGAACCCCTTCGATAATGCTAGCGTTGTTCCCCATGATGTTCAGCCTAATTTTTCTGCTATTGAACATTCATCAGCAGTAACAGAGCAAAATCCTCCTTCATCAGACGAGGGCGATAAAGTCGTTGGTGACACTAATCCTATTTTTACTTCCTATTCGGGTAGATCTGACAACAGTGACTCAACAAGTGATAAAGCTGATAGTGCAGATAAAGCGAAAGCGATCGCTGTTGAACAGCAAGTGCTTGAACAGCTTGCCAAAAGAGATGCTGAAGTGCGATCTCATGAACAGGCTCACGCAAACGTTGGAGGTAGCTTTGCGCAGAGTCCTCAACTGAGTTACGAGCAAGGAAGCGATGGACGCCGATATGCCGTTGACGGTGAGGTGTCAATCGATATCTCTGCGGTATCGGGGAACCCATTAGCAACAGTCAATAAAATGAGACAAGTTTATGCGGCGGCGATGGCACCATCGGATCCATCAATGGCGGATATTCGGGTGGCCGCTGAAGCGATTCGAATACTCAATATGGCTAAGGCTGACTTAGCAGATCAAAGACTGCAAAATGCACCATCAGTGGAAGAGATGGCACCTTTACTTGGTGCTGAGTCGGCTATTGAAGGTATTCCTATTTTTGAACCTATTAACACAAGTATAGGGACTGAGGTGAGTGAGGATGGGGATATCACCGTATCGAAAACAGAAGAAGAGAACCCTGTAGCTGACACTATTGATAAAATTAACAGTCAGTTGGCATCACAGGCTCGCACTCTGGAATTAGCCTCCACAAGCTATTTAAATGACATTGTATCAGATAGATATCTACCTGCTTCTAAAGCGACAAGCTCGTTTAGCTTCTCAGTTTAA
- a CDS encoding chemotaxis protein — protein sequence MQIPPSYSSGQAGLQSAQSGLTQATVDVASPTPAPSQSSQSAESGEARPIENVDKTEALISAVEAQNQGEASAEVLETSSETVGTIINIEV from the coding sequence ATGCAAATACCACCCAGTTATTCATCCGGACAAGCCGGTTTGCAGAGTGCCCAGTCTGGCTTAACACAAGCCACTGTTGATGTAGCCTCTCCCACTCCAGCGCCAAGCCAATCTAGTCAAAGTGCTGAGTCTGGTGAAGCAAGACCGATTGAGAATGTTGATAAAACAGAAGCGTTAATTTCAGCAGTTGAAGCACAGAATCAAGGCGAAGCGTCTGCAGAAGTGTTAGAAACCTCATCAGAGACTGTAGGTACTATTATCAACATTGAGGTCTAG
- the thiH gene encoding 2-iminoacetate synthase ThiH, with product MSFLSYLQELSREKLSLTLYSCTHKDVEKALLNPQGSLDSLLALLSPAAEPYLEQMAQSSALLTRQRFGANIGMYLPLYLSNLCANECDYCGFSMSNRIKRKTLSLDEINAEVAVIKSMNYDSILLVSGEHETKVGIDYFSSVLPSVKASFSYVAMEVQPLKETEYSQLVKLGLDAVMIYQETYNPQTYAKHHTRGNKKDFEYRLETPERVARAGVDKIGLGVLLGLDDWRLDALLLGHHLAYLESQFWRTRYSVSLPRLRPCTGGIVPKVELTDKGLVQLICAFRLFNHQLEISLSTRESAELRDNLFGLGVTQVSAGSSTQPGGYLEPDTQLDQFEISDERAPNEVCAAMKVRGFNPVWKDWESAWV from the coding sequence ATGAGTTTTCTCTCATACTTACAAGAACTCTCTCGGGAAAAGTTGAGCTTAACGCTTTATTCATGCACACATAAAGATGTAGAAAAGGCATTGCTGAACCCTCAAGGTTCTCTAGATAGTTTATTGGCTCTTTTGTCTCCGGCGGCTGAGCCCTACCTTGAGCAGATGGCTCAATCCTCGGCTTTACTCACTCGACAACGATTCGGGGCCAATATAGGCATGTATCTGCCACTGTATCTATCGAACCTATGTGCTAATGAATGCGATTACTGTGGATTTAGCATGAGTAATCGTATTAAGCGAAAAACCCTAAGTTTGGATGAGATAAACGCTGAGGTGGCGGTGATTAAGTCGATGAACTATGACTCCATTTTATTGGTCTCTGGTGAACACGAAACCAAAGTCGGCATCGATTATTTCAGCTCAGTTTTGCCCAGTGTTAAAGCCAGCTTTAGTTATGTGGCGATGGAGGTTCAGCCGCTTAAAGAGACAGAATATTCGCAACTAGTAAAACTTGGGCTTGATGCTGTAATGATCTATCAAGAGACTTATAACCCACAAACTTATGCTAAACACCACACTCGGGGCAATAAAAAAGACTTTGAATATAGACTCGAAACTCCGGAGCGAGTTGCAAGGGCTGGGGTTGATAAAATTGGGTTGGGAGTCCTGCTTGGCTTAGATGATTGGCGTTTAGATGCTTTGCTGCTGGGTCATCATCTCGCATACTTAGAATCACAGTTTTGGCGAACGCGTTACAGTGTCTCTCTGCCCAGATTGCGACCATGTACCGGTGGCATAGTCCCCAAAGTTGAGTTAACTGATAAAGGCTTAGTGCAACTCATCTGCGCTTTTCGTCTGTTTAATCATCAGCTTGAAATTAGTCTGTCGACCCGCGAATCCGCTGAATTGCGCGATAACTTGTTTGGACTTGGGGTGACTCAGGTGAGCGCAGGAAGTTCAACCCAACCTGGTGGTTATTTGGAACCCGATACTCAATTAGATCAGTTTGAGATTAGTGATGAACGAGCGCCTAATGAGGTATGCGCTGCGATGAAAGTGAGAGGTTTTAATCCCGTTTGGAAAGATTGGGAATCAGCTTGGGTGTAA
- a CDS encoding thiazole synthase, with translation MLKIADHEFQSRLFTGTGKFSSSYTMLAAIKATESELVTMAMKRLDLKTGLDDILSPLLQSGIKLLPNTAGARNAKEAIFVAELAREVLNTSWIKLEIHPDPKYLMPDPIETLEAARILCEKGYIVLPYIHADPVLCRRLEEVGCAAVMPLGSPIGSNQGLITEPFLKIIIEQANIPVIVDAGIGAPSQALRAMELGADAVLVNTAIASSLHPIAMGRCFAQAVQTGRDAYLAGLGQMSQQASNTSPLTGFLND, from the coding sequence ATGCTAAAAATTGCGGATCATGAGTTCCAATCAAGATTATTTACTGGCACAGGTAAGTTCTCATCCTCTTACACTATGTTAGCGGCTATCAAAGCCACAGAGTCAGAACTAGTCACCATGGCGATGAAACGTCTAGACCTTAAAACCGGCCTCGATGATATTTTATCGCCTCTGTTACAAAGTGGTATCAAGCTGTTACCTAACACTGCTGGGGCAAGAAATGCAAAAGAGGCCATCTTTGTGGCTGAACTCGCTCGAGAAGTGTTAAACACCTCTTGGATAAAATTGGAGATACACCCAGATCCCAAGTATCTGATGCCCGATCCGATAGAGACGTTAGAAGCGGCTAGAATCCTTTGTGAAAAAGGCTACATCGTATTGCCTTATATCCATGCAGATCCGGTGCTTTGCCGCCGATTAGAAGAGGTTGGTTGTGCGGCTGTGATGCCTTTAGGCAGCCCGATAGGCTCCAATCAGGGACTGATCACAGAGCCATTTTTAAAGATCATTATCGAACAGGCTAATATTCCTGTGATCGTTGATGCGGGCATTGGGGCCCCATCGCAAGCGTTAAGGGCCATGGAGCTTGGTGCTGATGCTGTGTTAGTTAACACGGCGATCGCAAGTAGTTTACACCCTATCGCCATGGGACGATGCTTCGCTCAAGCTGTACAAACCGGTAGGGATGCTTACCTTGCTGGTTTGGGCCAAATGAGTCAGCAAGCGAGTAATACCAGCCCATTGACGGGATTTTTAAATGATTAG
- the thiS gene encoding sulfur carrier protein ThiS gives MQSINRGDEVMENGEFMIELVINDEVLVIPKGMSLAGLITRQQLEPKSVAVVCNGEIIPRSHWQEKVCEVADQIEIFSVVAGG, from the coding sequence ATGCAGAGTATTAACAGGGGAGATGAGGTGATGGAAAATGGCGAGTTTATGATAGAACTTGTGATAAATGATGAGGTACTCGTTATCCCTAAGGGAATGAGTTTAGCGGGATTGATTACCCGACAGCAGCTTGAGCCTAAATCAGTGGCCGTGGTGTGTAATGGCGAGATAATCCCTAGAAGTCATTGGCAAGAAAAGGTTTGTGAAGTTGCAGATCAAATTGAGATCTTTTCAGTGGTAGCGGGAGGCTAG
- a CDS encoding HesA/MoeB/ThiF family protein, with translation MPLSDDEFMRYSRQILLPEVGELGQSTLKNAKVLIVGVGGLGQLAAQYLAAAGVGHLTLVDDDRVESSNLPRQLLFDDKDIGEYKSTRARDKLIQRYPNCEINGITKRLSLDNASSTVEWADIVLDCSDNLETRHRVNQTCVSLHIPLVTASVAHFSGYLFTVDLKQAPNAGCYTCLFPQDSLVTTSCSTAGVLGPMVGTLASMQSLMAINLLLGIGKMFGKLLRFDGLKFKWREASLSRNPKCPVCVSVIKPLLLDTQKEACHAEY, from the coding sequence ATGCCACTCAGTGATGATGAGTTTATGCGCTACTCAAGACAGATCTTACTGCCTGAGGTCGGTGAACTTGGCCAATCAACACTAAAGAATGCCAAGGTGTTGATTGTTGGTGTTGGCGGCTTAGGGCAGTTAGCTGCACAATACTTGGCAGCAGCTGGAGTTGGGCATTTAACCTTAGTTGATGATGATCGTGTTGAAAGTTCTAATCTACCCAGACAACTGTTATTTGATGATAAGGATATAGGTGAGTATAAATCTACGCGTGCCCGTGACAAGTTGATACAGCGTTATCCTAATTGTGAGATCAATGGTATCACAAAGCGGCTATCACTCGATAATGCCAGCAGCACCGTTGAGTGGGCTGATATTGTGCTCGATTGCAGTGATAACTTAGAGACTCGTCACCGTGTTAATCAAACATGTGTCAGTTTACATATCCCATTGGTGACCGCATCGGTGGCGCACTTTTCGGGATACCTGTTTACAGTTGATCTGAAGCAAGCGCCCAATGCTGGTTGTTATACCTGTTTATTTCCACAAGACTCTCTCGTGACCACAAGTTGCAGCACTGCCGGTGTGTTAGGGCCTATGGTTGGGACTTTGGCGTCAATGCAAAGCTTAATGGCGATTAACCTTTTACTTGGTATCGGGAAAATGTTCGGCAAGTTGCTCAGATTTGATGGATTGAAATTTAAGTGGCGCGAAGCAAGCTTGAGTAGAAATCCTAAGTGCCCTGTGTGTGTAAGTGTTATTAAGCCGTTGCTTTTAGATACTCAAAAAGAGGCGTGTCATGCAGAGTATTAA
- the thiE gene encoding thiamine phosphate synthase — MLKLKPLAAKPVVWTIAGSDSGGGAGVQADLLTIQDLGCHPCSVLTCLTAQSSVTVSLVEAVSKEMFSSQLNTLLQDLPPAAIKIGLLANQSQIFLLANWLRDELSNYQKRCDVQVNIILDPVMFATCGDALNPSLDFSPFDGLLTLITPNIAELAALVDKSEMNSSSVNGNKSATGLADQAACLQAAQSLSKQLSCNVLAKGGDLGPTWLAECSQDIFVCCDAKGSSSFHQGRSFLLSGSRIESKNTHGSGCTLSSAIASVLAQGYVLHDAVVVAKAYVTAGITVSYQVGKGAGPLARTGWPSDLSIYPKITTLDSGPSLPDGVEFLSIDERLGLYPVVDTVALLHRLLGAGAKTIQLRIKEGSAQYIDHQINLAVQLGRDYKAKLFINDHWEFALKHGAYGTHLGQEDLYSADLVKIAKAGMALGVSSHSYFELLLANQITPSYIALGHIFPTTTKEMPSAPQGLDKLKHYVALLGEHYPLVAIGGIDASKLAEVKQTQVHDVAVVRAVTQAEDPAKAYQVLSELWEACDATQ; from the coding sequence ATGCTAAAACTAAAACCTTTAGCTGCTAAGCCTGTGGTGTGGACCATTGCAGGTTCAGATAGCGGCGGTGGAGCGGGTGTTCAGGCCGACTTACTGACGATACAAGATCTAGGCTGCCATCCCTGCAGTGTGCTGACGTGTTTAACGGCGCAATCTTCCGTGACTGTCAGTTTGGTTGAAGCCGTCTCTAAAGAGATGTTTAGCTCACAGCTCAATACTCTGTTGCAAGACTTGCCGCCAGCGGCGATCAAAATTGGACTTTTAGCCAACCAAAGTCAGATCTTTTTACTTGCTAACTGGCTTAGGGATGAATTAAGCAACTACCAGAAGCGTTGTGACGTGCAGGTTAATATCATTTTGGATCCCGTGATGTTTGCCACTTGTGGTGATGCGTTAAATCCTAGTTTAGATTTTTCACCATTTGACGGTTTGTTAACCTTAATTACGCCCAATATTGCAGAACTAGCGGCGCTGGTGGACAAGAGCGAGATGAACTCTTCCTCAGTTAATGGTAATAAATCAGCAACGGGGTTAGCCGATCAAGCCGCGTGTCTGCAAGCAGCGCAAAGCTTATCGAAACAGTTGAGCTGCAATGTGCTAGCCAAAGGAGGCGATCTTGGTCCAACTTGGCTTGCTGAATGTTCACAAGATATTTTTGTCTGTTGTGATGCAAAAGGGAGCTCATCATTTCATCAAGGGAGAAGCTTCCTGCTATCGGGTTCGCGTATTGAGAGTAAAAACACTCATGGCAGTGGCTGTACCTTAAGCTCTGCAATCGCAAGCGTTCTGGCTCAAGGTTATGTACTACATGATGCGGTAGTTGTGGCTAAAGCTTATGTGACTGCGGGAATCACCGTGAGCTATCAGGTTGGCAAGGGCGCTGGCCCGCTAGCACGAACGGGATGGCCATCGGATTTGAGCATTTATCCCAAGATCACCACATTGGATTCAGGTCCCTCATTACCAGATGGCGTTGAGTTTCTTTCCATAGATGAACGTTTGGGTCTGTATCCGGTGGTGGACACCGTCGCTTTATTGCACCGTTTACTTGGCGCAGGGGCTAAGACGATTCAACTGCGGATTAAGGAGGGCTCAGCACAATATATAGATCATCAGATAAATTTGGCTGTTCAGCTGGGTCGTGATTATAAAGCCAAATTGTTTATCAACGATCATTGGGAGTTTGCGCTTAAACATGGTGCTTATGGCACACACCTAGGGCAAGAGGATTTGTACTCGGCTGATCTTGTTAAAATAGCCAAAGCTGGTATGGCTTTGGGCGTGTCGAGCCACAGTTATTTTGAGTTGTTACTGGCTAATCAAATTACACCTTCTTATATCGCTTTAGGACATATTTTTCCCACAACGACTAAAGAGATGCCCTCTGCGCCGCAAGGTTTAGATAAGCTGAAGCATTATGTTGCATTGTTGGGTGAACATTATCCTTTAGTGGCCATTGGCGGAATCGATGCCTCTAAGCTTGCAGAGGTGAAGCAAACTCAAGTTCATGACGTTGCAGTCGTGAGAGCGGTGACTCAAGCTGAAGATCCAGCTAAAGCTTACCAAGTACTCTCTGAGTTATGGGAGGCATGTGATGCCACTCAGTGA